GACATTCTAAGGGCCGGTTCACACAGAACGtgtttttccattgtttttaatattcAAACACGCGCTAGACGGGCGTGTTTGACCGTCAACTTTTTGAAGTTTAACTTTTCGTTTAATTATTTcgtggatagttcaccccaaaaatgaaaattatcccatgatttactcactcttaagccatcctaggtgtatatgactatcttctttcagccaatcacagtcagagttatattaaaaatattctggctctttcTTGtaaaaagctttataatgggagtgaatggggctggagattttgaagcccaaaaaagtgcatccgtccatcataaaagtaatccatacgactccaggggttaataaagaccttctgaagcaaagaggtgtgtttttgtaagaaaaatatccttatttataACTTGATAAAgtataataactagctttcgGCAAACGGCCATACGCATCACGCCACGGTGGaacagtgacctctgacccgacacgtgacgcaggatgtaggagtatcgtaagttTAGACGCCTCTCGTGGTTCAAACATACAGGACTACGCAATAAACTCAAGCTCCTCccacatttctctttaaaaatgattgcTTTAGTCTTATAAtccgtgaccggtgttttgttttgtgagtTTCCACACGTTCGTCGTTGCGTCACgcgtcaggtcagaggtcactcttccccCGGAACTTGATGCATACGGCTGTTTCCCGGAAGTTAGTTAttatactttataaagttttaattatggatatttttctttcaaaaacgcatcacttcaggcctttattaaccccctggagcagAATGGATTAtaattatgtgtttatttgggcttcaaaatctcgcgccccattataaagctgggaagagccaggatatttttaaatatatctccgattgtcaTATACACCTGGGATGGCTTGAGTGAGAGTTCATTTTTGTGTCCCTTTAATATCACCGTTTTAAAGCATTAATCTCTTAACGTCTTGAGTTCGTATATTCAGCATCGGGAGCGTGCAGCTCTGTGTCGTACGTGTTCCGATCAAACCCTCACACACCTGCGGTCTTCATGTGCACTCGAACACTTGGACCACATGCAGGAAATACGTCATGTGCTGTGAGTAGAGAAGTGGTCAAGTGTGTGTAACGGGACGGTCCTGAAGGATGGACTGATGGACGCTTCATTCACTCATTAATCGCAGCTTTATTTACACAGTGCTCTggactatcagactcggctgaCAAAAATACCTTAGAAAACTCACAGAGAGTACATCATTTGAAACTGAAGACAGATGGATGTTTTAGAGTTTATTCTAACaacagatgatgatgatgatgatgacgacagCACAGGTCACAGAAGAGCGTCACAGTCATTTCACCAGTCTGACTTTGTCTTTTAAGATTCTAAACTTCGGGTTCTTGTTGATCTTCCTGTTGAACAGAGACAGAAGCTCCTCTTCCGATCTGTAGTTTCCGTCTCCACTGAATGAATAATACGCAGCCAAAACCTGGAGAGACACCAGAGAGTCGACGGCTCGTGAGAAACCTTTCTGTCCAAGAGTTTGTGGAACTAATTTCCAGCTTTGACGTAAACACGAACTCAACAGACAGATAAACAGGACTTTGGTTACGTCTCTCTGTATTCACGCTGGTGGTTTCGGACGATCGCTGAAGTGTCACTCACCTTCTTGCGGAGCTTCTTGACAGCGAGTCCGTCGTCTGGAGCGTCTCTCAGAACGGCCTTTATCGTCCCTTTCCAGTTAAACTTCCCTGCAGAAGATCAGTCATCATCAGTGTGATTCTGTCAAACCGTTTCATGTTGTTCagactcttattctgaaataCCTGTAGTGTTTGATTCACACTGCTGGCTCTCTGGCTCCTCCCCCTCCAGATTCAgactctctgattggtcaaaGCAGACAGGAAATGAATAAGGTTCTCAGCGTTAGAGGCCGTGTGACTCTCTGACGCGATCCTTACCATCAAACGCCTCTTCCTTTGCTTTCTTCGTCTTTTCGTCTGCGTTCTGTTCTCTCTCCTCTCGTTTCCTCTTTTTTCTGCTCTGTTTCTCGCAGGGATTTTGTCCGTTCTGCTCCTCTGAAGTCTTTCTCTTGTTCTTTTTACGTTTCCGCTCttctgtcttttcttcattcgTCTCAGAGCCGTCGTTCAGGTCGCTTGGGTTCGGTTTGTGTTCTTCTGCCGTCTGATGGTTGGTTTGGTTGCTGTGCTGAAACGTCACCAAACAAAAGCcaaactttatatttatttatacacacaACTCTCTTCTGGTGTGACCCGATGAAGAACTTAAACTCTTACGCTGTCGGCCGCCGCTGAGAAAATCTCCCAGACCTGCTCCTGTAACTCCGGACTGTGGATCTTCAGGCTGTTCTTCATCCAGTTCTGCAGGTGAACAAAGCAAAGGTTAACGATCGTCCGTCAGGCAGAAGAAACTCGGATCCTCCCAGATCTTCACCTGAAACTTGGCTCTCTTCCGGGGCACGTTGTCATAGGCGCTGACCTGCCGCAGGACCTGCTGGAGTCTGGGCTGGATGCCGGGCCGCTCCATGGCCTCCTGGATCCTCTGGAGAAGAAGGACAGAAGCGTGAGCCATCCCAGAATCccttcagacacacacactcacacacacttcagCTCTAGTCACCTGAATCCACTGCTGCTGCTTCACGTCGCCTTTATTCGTCTTCGCCTGGAAGTCTCTGCCGCCGTATTTCTGATCTTCGCTGATGCACTTGTTGTGGTTCTTGTAATCATCGCccctgcagacacacacacacacacacacacacacacacacacacacatcagtcacattcagcacacacacacacacacacacacacacacacacacacacacacagtcatcaTAACTCACCTGAAGTCTTTTCCGCAGTCGATGCAGGACAGAACTTGACATCCGCGGCACTTCAGCAGGTGTTTCTCCACCTGAGCTTTCCTCAGAGACTCTCCGCAGGTGTCACACGTGAAGAACACCATCCTGACGacgacgatgatgatgatgatgaagagcaGCTGATCCTGAGAACATCATCATCATGGCCTTCAATCATACTGCATGTTCGTGTCATTCACCGTATTTTAATGCAAGCGTGAATGTGAGACTCGCTTCCATTTAATTTCTCTGTGCTTCATATTGAAAACTTATTAAAGTTCATTTCTGAAAgtcatttttaacttttaaacttttactttttaattcatGACTTAGGTAGGATGTCATAATAATtgacattttgtcataatttaaattttttaaatctaataaTTGACTTATGATGTAATAATTTCGACTTTAATGTCATAATCATAATCACTGGTCTGAAGCACAAACAGCTTTACTGGACTTTTATTCTTCCAGTTTTTCCCGAGAGCGGATCATGAACCggaagtctcgcacattcacagaatatAACTCTTCCTCGTTGTAAAATAAGTGTATATAATGTTAATATCATGAATAAGTGGTTGATAATTGAGGCGTGAAGCTGTGATGCTGTACCTGATAGAGCAGAAGTGATTCTCTGATGATCCTGTGAGGAACTCGCGCGTGTTTCCTTCGCCGCAGATAACGAGCTGTAGGACTGGATTCTGATCCCGGTGCGGTTCTCCTGATCCGGTGATCGAGTCTCCGGTATCGACGGACTTCTCGTTGCTCTCAGTCACGATGGAAGCGCGCGCGAGTGTCTTGAATCACGCGTCGCCGGTTACACACGAGCACGTGGTGCCGCTCTGTTTTCACTCCGGACTGAAACACGAACATCAAATAATCCAGTTCCGCAAACACAATAAAAGTTAACAACGGAACGGGGTTTTCggacaaaaaagaaaacatttaattttgttaCATAATATAGAATATGGAATTTATAAATGCCTAAaacaacagtaaaaacagtgttattttagtattatttataggttttattaatattttgaatcatCTTGATAATATTTTcaccttttctttttaattttagtttaatttttagcgtgcttttgtcatttcattagttttgtgtttgttaatatttaggtttaatttagtTTGATTTCAGTttgagtttttatttatttactgttatttccaTCATTTTAGTGCTTCAGTTTACACTTAATTTAGTTGCAAATAACCTTGGGtggaatatataaataaaatataaataaaaacaataatccAACTCATGATGGGATGCAGCATAAGGTGAATTATATCGTATTGTAAcgaaaaatgtaattatattgtAATTGGATGATCAAACAAAAGCCTTGCAATGATACAATTTATTCATAGAGTATATAGgtgtaaatgtatatactttatcCTCTTTGTCCCGTGTGAGACACAAGgcatgtaaatgtatatatctGTGTTAATTTTAGATAAAAcggaataaaaacaaaaacacttttattgtGGATAAATTAAATGACGTCATCAGCGCGGCGCCTGTTCCTCCGAATGGAAGGTGAGAAGAGCGAGAATCTTTCTTCATTCTGCTTTAACGCGCAGCTCCGCTCGAACTGTTGCTTTGActgtattattataatataattctGTATTATTCTGTCTCATAGACACGAGTGTTCGTTATATGGCGGGGATGAACGGTGTTTAACACGCGCAGATGGACAGTGTGTGCAGTCACAGCGTGTTCGTGCTGCAGCAGCTGCAGGAGCAGCGCATTCAGGGTCTGCTGTGCGACTGCATGCTGGTGGTGAAGGGCGTCTGCTTCAAAGCCCACAAGAACGTGCTGGCGGCCTTCAGCGCCTACTTCCGGTAACACGTGACGtcactttaaaatgatttcaaagAGTTAtggaaatattattaatattatattattattagctCTATTGAGCTGAAAAAGGGTTTTAAAAGGAGTCTTTGGATCTTCTTCTCTCGATTGTCTCTCCTCAGCTCTCTGTTCCAGAACTCTCCGGCACAGAAGAACGATGTTTTCCATCTGGCCATTCAGGACGTGAGCGGTATCGGGCAGGTTCTGGACTACATGTACACGTCACACCTGGAGCTCAACCAGGACAACGTTCACACGCTGATGGAGATCGCCCAGAGCCTGCAGGTCTCCAACTCAACAACTTCCCAGAATATGTTCAGAACATTCCTGAAACATCTTTGAAGTTTGTTTTTTGGTCAGCCAGGAAAATTTACTTTACAGAAATAGAACATTCTTTTTTAGGTTTGCAGAACATTTCCTTTAACGTTCAGGTAACGCTCACCAAACTTTCAGATAACGTTTCCTAACATTCAGGTAACGTTCAGATAACTTTCAGGAAACATTTTCCTAACATTCAGGTAACATTCATCTAACTTTCAGATAACATTTCCCTAACATTTAGGTAACATTCCCCTAACATTCAGGTAACGTTCACCTAACTTTCAGGTAACATTTCCCTAACGTTCAGGTAATGTTCACCTAACTTTCAGGTAACATTTCCCTAATGTTCAGGTAACATTCAGCTAACTTTCAGATAACATTTCCCTACCATTCAGGTAACATTCCCCTAACATTCATGTAACGTTCAGCTAACTTTCAGGAAACATTCCCCTAACATTCAGATAACGTTCACCTAACTTTCAGGTAACATTCCCCTAACGTTTAGGTAACGTTCACCTAACTTTCAGGTAACATTTCCCCAACGTTTAGGTAACCTTCCTCTAACTTTCAGGTAACATTTCCCTAACTTTCAGGTAACGTTCACCTAATGTTCAGGTAACGTTCACCTAATGTTCAGGTAACATTTCCCTAACGTTCAGGTAACGTTCACCTAACGTTCAGGTAACATTCCCCTAACGTTCAGGTAACATTTCCCTAACGTTCAGGTAACGTTCACCTAACGTTCAGGTAACATTCAGCTAACTTTCAGATAACATTTCCCTACCATTCAGGTAACATTCCCCTAACACTCATGTAACGTTCACCTAACTTTCAGGTAACATTCTCCTAACGTTTAGGTAACGTTCACCTAACGTTCAGATAACATTTCCCTAACGTTCAGGTAACATTTCCCTAATGTTCAGGTAACATTTCCCTAACATTCAGGTAACATTCAGCTAACTTTTAGGTAACATTCCCCTAACGTTTAGGTAACGTTCACCTAACTTTCAGGTAACATTTCCCCAACGTTTAGGTAACCTTCCTCTAACTTTCAGGTAACATTTCACTAACGTTTAGGTAACGTTCACCTAACTTTCAGGTAACATTTCCCTAACATTCAGGTAACGTTCAGCTAACTTTCAGGTAATGTTCCCTTTACACATCTTCAGAATGGCTGGTCTGTTTGTGTTGCAGGTGTTGAACATCCTGAACATGTGTCACGCGTTCCTGAAGCCCTGCATGTCGAGCGACGCGTCCTTCTCTCTTCCGGCCGAAGCGGCTCAGGATCAGGACTGCCTGTTGGGAGGCTCTCTGCCGTCAGAAGCGCATCTTCCTCCTCCCGCGGACGAGCAGCAGAAGCGAGCGCAGCCGGTGGAGACGGACCGCCAGCCGCCGCACGGCTACAAGCTCAGGAACTTCTACACCAGACAGTACTTCAAACAGAGCGGCAGCTTCCCGCCGGAGGAGCCGTTCCACACGAGCGTGAGCTCGACGCACGCATCCGATCCCCCGTCCGGCTCCGAGGCCACGCCCCCGCGCGTCCTGCGGCCGAAGAAAGATGTTTACCTGAAGAAGTTCAACTACCTGCGCTCGCACGTCAGTCCCGAGGAGGAGGAAGGAGAGCGCTGCGCCGGAGCCGACGCGCCGTGTGACCGGCGGGGGGTGACGGACGCCGCGACCTCTGACCTCTCTGTGACCTCTGATCCAGCAGAAGCATCTGAGCTGAAAACGACACCTGCGGCAGAGCCTGATGACGCGGAGTCCAGGGGTCACGaccagaggtcagaggtcagcagcagcagtaataagtATTGCTGTGAAGTGTGTGGAAAGACGTTTAAACATCCCAGCAACCTCGAGCTGCACAAACGCTCACACACaggtgagacacacacacacacacacacacacacacacacacacacacacacacactcatctgttgtgactctctctctctctctgcaggtGAGAAGCCGTTCCAGTGTAACGTGTGTGGTAAAGGATTCTCTCAGGTACGTTTGGTTCGGCTGCAGAATCTGAgatttttttgattaaaatgctGTTTCTAACAAATTCCaggtttgctgtgcttgtttAAAGGGCTGCAGGATTTAGCAGAAAGTTTGTgattatgtataaatatgaatatgaaataataataataataataaataatatttctaaataaaaaatataaaaaatacttaaatctTATTTTACAGagaagtactaaaataatacatattttgattttgttagttataattttattattatttaataaaataaaaataataaaaactctaaaattacaattaaatgacTTGTTTTAACTTCTTAATTTTCAAACATTATGAAGTATTTCAGTGTTTATTGTAAACTATTTATCGCTGCACatcatcattattgtgttaaattcatgttctggtaatcttgaatcagcatctcttctcttctctgatgatgagggcggggcaacctgtcactcacatgagatccaccaatagcaaaccacaacatccaatcaattccccacagacaaaatcaagccccgccctacatttgttcttgttcctgaAGCATTTGACTCAGATATAcgacacaatagagaagaaaagacgaGCACAACTTCAGTGTCATGATGACTTCAAAGCTTCTCTTTTGTTGATCAGAGCGTCTCATTAGAAGTCTGTGAAGATTCACATCGTGTGTTTCCAGACGCGTGTTAAAGCGACTCAAACGGATGCAGACGGATGTTTTattgtgattaatcgtgcagccctgcGTTCATTCGTGTGATTGGTGCTCATGTGTTCACAGGCAGGAAACCTGCAGACGCATTTACGCCGACACTccggagagaagccgtacaTCTGTGAGCTCTGCGGGAAGAGGTGTGTGTTCATTTTGCTAGACTTTTTCAGtctggtggaaagaaaacatccaaaatacacatttaagtgtttatttcaTTGCTCTTCATCTATTTGCGTCTCTagatttcagttacagtacatatCTTTAAAAGTTTTTTCCTCCACTTCAGCAGCACTTACACACACCAAAACTTACAGCTTTATTcacatctatattctgaagaTTTTTACTGTGGGgtttgttcatatatcatttacactgatttatagagcattttattcctaaaacatggtgaaaatgtttttttttctgtctgttgacagtattttctgatttatggagcgATAAAAAGACAAATCCATAATTCCCTCTATAAAAACCTTTAActctaatatgtcaacaaaatcAAACAAGAATTTTGAATCTAACTTTatccaatattcagatttaTTGTCTGGAAGTATATGCAAAtgagtgcatatttaattagacaaTGTGTcaaatgcatatttaaacataacatttcagaaaacttctAATACAAAAGTTGTCTCAATGTTCTGTGATCAGCTGACCTCATTAATGTCAGTGACTCATCACTCACTGCGTCTGTCGTTCAGTTTCGCGGCGTCAGGTGATGTTCAGCGTCACATCATCATCCACTCGGGGGCGCGGCCGCACCTGTGTGACATCTGTGGACGAGGTGAGCGTGAGACGAGAGACGCGTGAATGTTGAATGACTGACCGTCATCATCACATGACCTTCTGTGTCTTCAGGCTTCAGCAACTTCAGCAATCTGAAGGAGCACAAGAAAactcacagcacagagaaagaGTTCACCTGCGAGCAGTGCGGGAAATCCTTCAACATGCAGAGAAAACTCTTCAAACACAAACTCAGACACAGCGGAGACAAACCCTACTGCTGCCAGACCTgcggtaacacacacacactctctcacacacacactctcacacacattcactcactcaaGTTTTCAGAGTTGTTGATCattcatgtgtgtgtttgcagggAAGTGTTTCGCCGGCTCCGGTGATCTCCAGCGTCACGTGCGCTCTCACACCGGTGAGCGTCCGTACGCCTGTGACGCGTGCGGCAAGAGCTTCACACGCACTGCAGTTCTGCGCAGACACCGCAGCTCTCACTGCAGGCCGGCAGACGCAGGAGTCTCTCAGTCCAGCAGCGGCTCCCCGGCGCCGGCCCGACCCTCTgcagcatcatcatcatcatcatcatcatcatcgtgtCTCTCGGTGGACAGATCTCACACTGACGGACTGTGCAGCAGCGGCGCGCTCTGGGGACGCGCCATGAAGACACTGCAGAGCGACACTGACGTCTGAATCATGTGATCGTCAGTGTTTCTCAGGGACAGACTCCAGTGGCTCAATTAAATGCTATTTATGAATACAGTGTGATTCTTCCATCATCTGCGTCTCAATGCGTCACTGCTGTAGATCAGCATGTTCTGTTTCAAAACCTGCTGTTTGCTGGTCAGACTCCTTTGAAACATGCCGGATACCGGTCAAAGGTGTGgaataatttagattttatgatgtttctgaaagaatctCTTCTGTTAACAGAgactgtttatttgatcaaaaatacagtaaaaactgaaatattattataatgtaaatcagctgttttcaatgtgaatatatagtaaagtgtaatttattcctgtgatcaaagctaaattttcagcatcattactccagtcttcagtcacatgatccttcagaaatcattctgatatgatgatttgatgctcaagaagcatttatgattattatcaatgttgaaaacagttcagatTTCTGTgcaaactgtgatactttttatttttcaggattctttgatgaatagaaatttcaaagaacagcatttatttgatcttttgtaacattataaatgtctttactgtcacttttgatcagtttaatgcatccttaaattaactttttttaatcttgctgacttgcaaacttttgaattgtaacgcatcacggtttccacagaaatacatgtttttaaagaaCAGTAATTATTTTCAGGCAGTATTGTAAGTTCAGTTGAGAaggatatataaatataattaataaaaagaacattaaaattatttcttaCCTCCTGAATAGATGTGAATGTCACGCTGAGGACAGATTTATTCAGGAATATTGAATCACTGTAAAACATTCACAGAAATAAGAAACGTCTGCTGTCCTCATGACAGTATAAACCTCTGGTGTTTCTTCTTCATGTGCTTTAAGCTTCACTGTTTTCAGCTGATACTGTCAACAAATACCTGACGGGATTCTGACTAAAACAAAAGTTTGATCAGGAacacaataacacacacatgCTGATCTACAGCAGTTACACACATTCATCTGCAGTTTAAAATCAAATcacttttatttctttctttttctttttttttttttttaatgtccatATCTTACATATATTTAGGATATTTAAGCCTATTATTATGGCCTTGGATTTGGTGAACACAC
This DNA window, taken from Megalobrama amblycephala isolate DHTTF-2021 linkage group LG4, ASM1881202v1, whole genome shotgun sequence, encodes the following:
- the lyar gene encoding cell growth-regulating nucleolar protein gives rise to the protein MVFFTCDTCGESLRKAQVEKHLLKCRGCQVLSCIDCGKDFRGDDYKNHNKCISEDQKYGGRDFQAKTNKGDVKQQQWIQRIQEAMERPGIQPRLQQVLRQVSAYDNVPRKRAKFQNWMKNSLKIHSPELQEQVWEIFSAAADSHSNQTNHQTAEEHKPNPSDLNDGSETNEEKTEERKRKKNKRKTSEEQNGQNPCEKQSRKKRKREEREQNADEKTKKAKEEAFDESLNLEGEEPESQQCESNTTGKFNWKGTIKAVLRDAPDDGLAVKKLRKKVLAAYYSFSGDGNYRSEEELLSLFNRKINKNPKFRILKDKVRLVK
- the zbtb49 gene encoding zinc finger and BTB domain-containing protein 49, which encodes MDSVCSHSVFVLQQLQEQRIQGLLCDCMLVVKGVCFKAHKNVLAAFSAYFRSLFQNSPAQKNDVFHLAIQDVSGIGQVLDYMYTSHLELNQDNVHTLMEIAQSLQVLNILNMCHAFLKPCMSSDASFSLPAEAAQDQDCLLGGSLPSEAHLPPPADEQQKRAQPVETDRQPPHGYKLRNFYTRQYFKQSGSFPPEEPFHTSVSSTHASDPPSGSEATPPRVLRPKKDVYLKKFNYLRSHVSPEEEEGERCAGADAPCDRRGVTDAATSDLSVTSDPAEASELKTTPAAEPDDAESRGHDQRSEVSSSSNKYCCEVCGKTFKHPSNLELHKRSHTGEKPFQCNVCGKGFSQAGNLQTHLRRHSGEKPYICELCGKSFAASGDVQRHIIIHSGARPHLCDICGRGFSNFSNLKEHKKTHSTEKEFTCEQCGKSFNMQRKLFKHKLRHSGDKPYCCQTCGKCFAGSGDLQRHVRSHTGERPYACDACGKSFTRTAVLRRHRSSHCRPADAGVSQSSSGSPAPARPSAASSSSSSSSSCLSVDRSHTDGLCSSGALWGRAMKTLQSDTDV